A stretch of Nitrospirota bacterium DNA encodes these proteins:
- a CDS encoding cytochrome C, with amino-acid sequence MKKALSILSAFITATLITFMLSGFVYAFHEGGVGYCEGCHIQHNPEIAQINDTDLNANARMYMLRGPDPSSTCLLCHAGQGKLYNVLSGDGSIYTPGGDFYWLKKTFTFIVNNMPYKSDGDSHGHNVVASDYGLREDQAMTSASGGVYSAAAMGCTSCHNAHGTTTGNSGNTRAISISGSYGETAPDGTIAGNFRLLGGAGYSGGNQAGVAFIYPAPVAVANSKNWTETDSNHTAYGSGMSEWCGNCHSDLLSSGNKHPADNSSKLGSAVISNYNSYVRTGDVSGIKATAYLSLVPFESGTTDKTLLDPSSTSGPDMGGNANVMCLTCHRAHAAAFQHLGRWDFQTTFLADSHPQEGDGGVTGNEITHSYYGRNIVAEFGGYQRQLCNKCHQRD; translated from the coding sequence ATGAAGAAAGCACTAAGCATATTATCAGCCTTCATAACGGCAACCCTGATCACTTTTATGCTGTCAGGATTTGTTTATGCGTTTCACGAAGGCGGAGTGGGCTACTGCGAGGGATGTCATATACAGCACAATCCTGAGATCGCACAGATTAATGACACAGACCTGAATGCCAATGCAAGAATGTACATGCTCAGGGGTCCAGACCCAAGCTCCACCTGCCTGCTCTGTCATGCCGGGCAGGGCAAATTGTACAATGTGTTAAGCGGCGACGGTTCGATATACACTCCCGGCGGGGATTTCTACTGGCTGAAAAAGACCTTTACATTCATTGTCAACAATATGCCGTACAAAAGCGATGGAGACAGCCACGGTCACAATGTTGTCGCATCCGATTACGGCCTGCGTGAGGACCAGGCCATGACCTCCGCATCGGGAGGCGTGTATTCCGCAGCCGCAATGGGATGCACGAGCTGTCATAATGCGCACGGAACAACAACAGGGAATTCCGGCAACACCCGCGCAATTTCCATCTCCGGCTCCTATGGAGAAACAGCGCCTGACGGGACGATCGCAGGCAATTTCAGACTGCTTGGCGGGGCCGGCTATAGCGGCGGCAATCAGGCCGGCGTTGCATTTATCTATCCTGCTCCGGTTGCTGTTGCAAATTCAAAAAACTGGACCGAGACAGACTCTAATCACACGGCCTACGGCTCCGGCATGTCCGAATGGTGCGGGAATTGTCACAGTGATCTTTTGAGTAGCGGCAACAAACACCCTGCAGACAACAGCTCAAAACTGGGCAGCGCTGTCATTTCCAACTATAATTCATACGTAAGAACCGGAGATGTGTCCGGCATAAAGGCAACCGCTTATCTGTCGTTGGTGCCGTTTGAATCAGGCACAACAGACAAGACCCTTCTTGACCCGTCAAGCACATCGGGGCCTGACATGGGCGGAAATGCAAATGTCATGTGCCTGACTTGTCACAGGGCCCATGCCGCAGCGTTTCAGCATCTCGGCAGGTGGGATTTTCAGACTACTTTCCTTGCCGATTCACATCCGCAGGAAGGTGACGGCGGCGTAACCGGAAATGAGATAACGCACAGCTACTATGGCAGGAATATCGTTGCCGAATTTGGCGGCTATCAGAGGCAGCTCTGCAATAAATGTCACCAGCGTGATTAG
- a CDS encoding GDSL family lipase, with protein sequence MNVLFLGHSLIEFFDWQKRFPRHNVANLGVAGESVEGLLARTGRTIETHPDADLIFIMTGINNVAMEDFDFLGPYRQIINKLSSAYPNARTFIHSLLPVLVDFIADESIRSVNSSIKALAKDTGVEFLDLYKLFIDDQGKPVKEYLLDDGVHLSGKGYDVWCGELAQIIL encoded by the coding sequence ATGAACGTCCTTTTTCTCGGGCATTCTCTTATAGAATTCTTTGACTGGCAGAAAAGATTTCCCCGGCACAACGTTGCAAACCTCGGCGTTGCCGGAGAGTCGGTAGAAGGACTGCTTGCAAGGACAGGGAGGACAATCGAGACACATCCTGACGCTGACCTGATTTTCATCATGACCGGGATCAACAATGTTGCAATGGAGGATTTTGATTTCCTCGGCCCCTACAGGCAGATAATAAATAAATTGTCCTCTGCTTATCCAAACGCCCGGACATTTATTCACAGCCTCCTGCCCGTCCTTGTAGATTTCATAGCGGATGAATCTATCAGGAGCGTAAACAGTTCCATCAAAGCCCTTGCCAAAGACACAGGTGTTGAATTTCTGGACCTGTATAAACTTTTTATTGATGATCAGGGGAAACCGGTAAAGGAATATTTGCTTGACGACGGCGTGCATCTGAGCGGTAAGGGATATGACGTGTGGTGCGGGGAGCTGGCACAAATTATTCTGTGA
- a CDS encoding DUF1207 domain-containing protein, with protein MHTNYCRFLQAVIIFCALVLLSASPVFADDVFIKGYASAVLEREFGLAPASLDVRDGTIILRSEDITNADRDKVAAALSKIKGVKEVMIQDGAQPAAQPLETEPPVRHTANNKETLFAPLIADPRWPHFSMSYQNYLHDKEFTHLFAASFGETLPLYTDDGLFGGRWQVAIQAAGFIIHDLDTASWDLINEDYRGGVTFFYRRNALSGLFSIYHNSSHIGDEFILHNNVDRENFSYEAVQTILSYDIKGPYRVYGGVEYIFSPDPKDLKRWAVQYGFEYRSPRAYLHGWFRPVAGIDFKNRQENNWHNETSLRMGVQLESEKTLWNKLQFMMEYYNGNSPNGQFHDNIIEFVALGAHFYF; from the coding sequence ATGCATACTAATTACTGTCGTTTCCTGCAAGCTGTCATCATTTTTTGCGCATTGGTTTTATTAAGCGCGTCTCCGGTTTTCGCTGACGACGTCTTTATCAAAGGATATGCCTCAGCAGTACTCGAAAGGGAATTCGGCCTGGCCCCTGCCTCCCTTGATGTCAGAGACGGGACGATTATTTTGAGGTCTGAGGATATTACAAACGCCGACAGGGACAAGGTGGCGGCAGCATTATCAAAAATTAAAGGCGTTAAAGAGGTTATGATACAGGACGGAGCTCAGCCTGCCGCGCAACCTTTGGAAACGGAGCCGCCTGTCAGGCATACTGCCAATAATAAAGAGACGTTATTCGCCCCGTTGATCGCCGACCCGCGCTGGCCGCATTTCTCCATGTCTTATCAAAATTATCTGCATGATAAAGAATTCACTCATCTCTTTGCGGCGAGTTTTGGCGAGACACTTCCTTTATACACGGATGACGGGCTTTTCGGCGGACGGTGGCAGGTGGCGATTCAGGCCGCCGGTTTTATAATCCATGATCTGGACACTGCTTCATGGGACCTTATTAACGAAGATTACAGGGGAGGGGTCACATTCTTCTATCGCCGTAACGCCCTGTCGGGTCTTTTCAGTATTTACCATAACAGCTCTCATATCGGCGATGAGTTTATCCTCCACAATAATGTGGACAGGGAGAATTTCAGTTATGAGGCCGTGCAAACGATACTTTCGTATGACATTAAAGGACCGTACCGTGTTTACGGGGGCGTAGAATATATATTCAGCCCTGACCCTAAAGACCTCAAGCGCTGGGCGGTGCAATACGGGTTTGAATACAGAAGCCCCCGTGCGTATTTACACGGCTGGTTCAGGCCGGTCGCGGGAATTGATTTCAAGAACAGGCAGGAAAACAACTGGCACAATGAAACCTCATTGCGCATGGGCGTACAGCTTGAAAGTGAGAAGACCCTCTGGAACAAACTGCAGTTTATGATGGAGTATTACAACGGGAATTCCCCCAACGGGCAGTTTCATGACAATATCATTGAATTCGTAGCCCTGGGGGCCCACTTCTATTTCTGA
- a CDS encoding DUF502 domain-containing protein: protein MKKITRYFLEGLLVLVPLAVTFYVIYVVFMKIDSIFKFKTPGLGFAATVITITLVGFISSNLLTKRLVRALEKAFTRLPFVKMIYTAIRDLTNAFVGDKKSFNKPVLVQPSPHSNIMLIGFMTRESLENLGLTDKVAVYLPQSYNFAGNLIIVSKEQVTPLCAESGDVMSFIISGGVAA, encoded by the coding sequence ATGAAAAAAATCACGAGATATTTTCTTGAGGGGCTTTTAGTGCTGGTCCCGCTGGCAGTAACGTTTTATGTTATTTATGTTGTCTTCATGAAGATTGACAGCATTTTTAAATTCAAGACACCGGGGCTCGGTTTCGCGGCAACTGTTATAACGATAACTTTGGTGGGATTTATTTCCTCAAACCTGCTGACAAAAAGACTGGTGCGCGCCCTCGAAAAGGCCTTCACCCGGCTGCCGTTCGTGAAGATGATCTACACGGCCATCAGGGATTTGACGAACGCGTTTGTCGGGGACAAGAAAAGTTTTAACAAACCGGTGCTGGTACAGCCTTCACCTCACAGCAACATCATGCTCATCGGCTTTATGACGAGGGAAAGCCTGGAGAATTTGGGTTTGACAGACAAGGTTGCCGTCTATCTTCCGCAGTCGTACAACTTTGCGGGGAACCTTATTATTGTATCAAAAGAGCAGGTAACGCCGTTATGCGCTGAAAGCGGTGACGTCATGTCATTCATTATATCGGGCGGGGTCGCGGCCTGA
- a CDS encoding class I SAM-dependent RNA methyltransferase, with protein MATLILKVERPAYGGFFIGRHEGKVVMIKGAVLPGETVAAVIENEKKDYLTVRVKKIIGPSEYRIKPACKYFGNCGGCHLQHAPYARQIELKQEVLRDCLKRLAKIEKELSAPIIDDAPWNYRLRGQFKVSRGDIGFYRENTRDVVDIDSCPLMDEKINGLLKKIRPVLKDLDIKEIHITVNDFAVALIKLPAQIKSQQDINKLAGLFLSMGFPGLLIETGDNKVSRSGKTFITLDLEGLKYTISPEAFFQSHWGLNLKVVKFIKDTLQPLKGKSILDLYAGAGNFSMPLAGDAGVIAVEGNPHAIEDGRRNQEINNIKNYRFVNSTAEDFYAEGHFDIVVLDPPRTGITNIVAEKILSLMPDRIVYISCNPATFARDLKKLQNKYDIELIRMIDFFPQTFHIESISFLRLR; from the coding sequence ATGGCAACATTAATTTTAAAAGTGGAGCGTCCCGCATACGGAGGTTTCTTTATCGGCAGGCATGAGGGAAAGGTCGTCATGATAAAAGGCGCCGTCCTGCCGGGAGAAACTGTTGCGGCGGTCATAGAAAATGAAAAGAAGGATTACCTCACTGTGCGTGTCAAAAAAATTATCGGGCCGTCAGAATACAGGATCAAGCCTGCCTGTAAATATTTCGGGAATTGCGGCGGGTGTCATTTGCAGCATGCTCCATACGCCCGGCAGATAGAGTTGAAACAGGAGGTCCTCAGAGACTGTTTAAAGCGGCTGGCAAAGATCGAGAAGGAGCTGTCAGCGCCTATCATTGACGATGCCCCCTGGAATTACAGGCTGCGGGGACAATTTAAAGTATCTCGCGGGGACATCGGTTTCTACAGGGAGAATACAAGAGATGTCGTCGACATAGACAGTTGTCCTTTAATGGATGAAAAGATAAACGGGTTACTCAAAAAAATAAGGCCCGTCCTGAAAGATCTCGACATCAAAGAAATACATATCACCGTTAACGATTTCGCCGTTGCGTTAATAAAACTTCCTGCCCAGATCAAATCTCAACAGGACATAAATAAACTGGCAGGACTTTTCTTAAGCATGGGTTTTCCGGGATTGCTTATAGAGACAGGAGATAATAAAGTGTCCCGGTCCGGCAAGACCTTCATAACCCTGGACCTTGAAGGGCTTAAATACACAATATCTCCTGAGGCATTTTTTCAGAGCCACTGGGGCCTGAACCTGAAGGTCGTTAAATTCATAAAAGACACCCTTCAGCCGTTAAAAGGCAAAAGTATACTGGACCTTTATGCGGGAGCTGGTAATTTCTCAATGCCGCTTGCAGGGGATGCCGGGGTTATTGCAGTCGAGGGGAATCCGCACGCGATAGAGGACGGCAGGAGAAACCAGGAAATCAACAACATAAAGAATTACCGGTTTGTCAATTCCACTGCCGAAGATTTTTATGCGGAGGGGCATTTTGATATCGTGGTCCTTGACCCGCCGAGGACCGGGATTACAAATATTGTCGCTGAAAAAATCCTTTCATTAATGCCTGACAGGATCGTCTACATCTCCTGCAATCCGGCGACCTTTGCGCGGGACCTGAAAAAATTGCAGAATAAATATGATATAGAATTGATCAGGATGATTGACTTTTTTCCGCAGACATTCCATATTGAATCTATTTCATTTCTCAGGTTAAGGTAG
- a CDS encoding response regulator transcription factor has protein sequence MKTKILVIEDERDISELVAYSLGKEGFAVSASANGEDALKTVRKEKFGLIILDLMLPGIQGMELCKILKSSVETSSVPIIMLTAKSEELDKVLGLEMGADDYITKPFSPRELVARVKAVLRRSHEKTAADKIIKAGDLEINTDTYQVSRRGDPVKLSATEFKLLLYLVKRKGKVFDRDMLLNAVWKDEAYVEPRTVDVHIRRLREQIEDDPSNPVYIRTRRGIGYYVDGDI, from the coding sequence ATGAAGACAAAGATTTTAGTCATTGAAGACGAAAGAGACATCTCCGAACTTGTTGCGTACAGTCTCGGCAAGGAAGGTTTTGCCGTGTCCGCTTCCGCAAATGGCGAAGATGCCCTGAAAACTGTCCGCAAAGAGAAGTTCGGACTGATCATCCTCGATCTTATGCTGCCCGGCATCCAGGGGATGGAACTCTGCAAAATCCTGAAATCTTCCGTGGAGACGTCTTCGGTCCCGATCATCATGCTGACCGCAAAGAGCGAAGAGCTTGATAAGGTGCTCGGCCTTGAGATGGGTGCGGATGATTACATCACGAAGCCTTTCAGCCCCAGGGAATTAGTTGCCCGCGTCAAGGCGGTACTGAGACGGAGTCATGAAAAAACAGCGGCAGATAAAATAATAAAGGCCGGCGACCTTGAGATCAACACGGACACCTATCAGGTGTCCAGGAGAGGGGACCCGGTCAAACTAAGCGCAACGGAATTTAAACTCCTGCTCTACCTTGTCAAAAGGAAGGGAAAGGTTTTTGACAGGGACATGCTCCTGAACGCCGTATGGAAAGACGAGGCATATGTCGAGCCGAGGACCGTTGACGTCCACATCAGGCGCCTCAGGGAGCAGATAGAAGACGACCCCTCAAACCCGGTGTACATCAGGACGAGAAGGGGCATCGGCTATTACGTGGATGGAGATATATGA
- a CDS encoding PAS domain S-box protein: protein MKRHIFRRIFLLYALVLLFSVIFAELYVTKVVRSGYINDLKDSLLIQAGLISENISFATETSLDDFCRRMKEKTGARVTVIDISGKVLGDSDNDSSKMDNHAGRLEIRQAFASDTGWSVRHSDTLEHDFLYTARKIIKEGQPAGFVRLAIPLKDVYESVNALRLKIIFVVITVFLLSGIALAWQTSKIRRLVNQTTEYAGAIAHGFYKKRLHIEGAGEFTELAHSLSDMASKLETSVTQRDEKANRLNVIIKSIPEALLLINTRGVIELSNNAARELFGGQKLDGKPFIEIVRNPGFLSLVDHVKQNRITGSSELIIDFPEERYLSVLVSPISYTVGEIAGVAAIFHDLTRIKRLEQMRKDFVANVSHEIKTPVTAIKGFSETLLDGALYDRENAEKFIQTIKAQSERLNRLVDDLLTLSRVELGVIKMNKTEVNIPELVDHVIETVAVQAAGKNISIRKSIGTESKIISADRDRLEQILLNLADNAIKFTEKGEIEIGVTQEGGRNYIFVKDSGIGIPRKYLSRIGERFFRVDPSRSRELGGTGLGLAIVKHLVKAHGWDMKIVSEEGRGTTVKIYV, encoded by the coding sequence ATGAAAAGACATATCTTTAGAAGGATATTTTTGCTGTACGCCCTTGTCCTGCTGTTTTCGGTAATCTTTGCTGAACTCTATGTCACAAAGGTTGTGCGCTCCGGTTATATCAATGATCTGAAAGACAGCCTTTTAATTCAGGCAGGGCTTATATCTGAAAATATTTCTTTTGCCACTGAGACCTCACTTGATGATTTTTGCAGGCGGATGAAGGAAAAGACAGGCGCGCGTGTTACTGTCATTGATATCAGCGGAAAAGTCCTCGGTGATTCCGACAATGATTCATCAAAGATGGATAACCATGCCGGCAGGCTGGAAATCCGGCAGGCATTTGCTTCAGACACCGGATGGTCCGTAAGGCACAGCGATACGCTGGAGCATGATTTCCTCTACACCGCAAGAAAGATTATTAAAGAAGGACAGCCTGCGGGTTTTGTCAGGCTCGCCATTCCGCTGAAAGACGTCTATGAATCAGTTAATGCGCTCAGGCTGAAGATCATTTTTGTAGTCATCACGGTATTTTTGCTGTCAGGCATCGCCCTGGCCTGGCAGACATCAAAGATAAGGAGGCTCGTGAACCAGACAACCGAATATGCAGGCGCGATAGCTCACGGTTTCTACAAAAAAAGACTTCACATCGAAGGCGCGGGAGAGTTTACCGAGCTGGCCCACAGCCTCAGTGACATGGCGTCGAAGCTGGAAACAAGCGTCACCCAAAGGGACGAGAAGGCAAACCGCCTGAATGTAATTATTAAAAGCATCCCCGAGGCCCTTTTGCTGATCAATACACGCGGCGTTATCGAGCTCTCAAACAATGCCGCAAGAGAACTTTTCGGGGGACAGAAGCTCGACGGCAAGCCTTTTATCGAGATTGTGAGGAACCCCGGTTTCCTGTCTCTCGTTGATCATGTAAAGCAAAACCGTATTACCGGCTCCTCCGAGCTTATAATTGATTTTCCCGAAGAAAGATATCTGTCCGTCCTCGTGTCGCCGATATCATATACGGTGGGAGAGATAGCGGGTGTCGCGGCCATCTTTCATGACCTGACACGCATAAAGAGGCTTGAGCAGATGAGAAAGGATTTTGTGGCAAACGTCTCGCATGAAATTAAGACCCCGGTAACCGCGATCAAGGGCTTCTCTGAGACGCTTTTGGACGGGGCGCTTTATGACAGGGAAAATGCCGAAAAATTTATCCAGACCATTAAGGCCCAAAGCGAAAGGCTCAACAGGCTCGTGGATGACCTGCTGACCCTTTCAAGAGTGGAACTCGGGGTCATAAAGATGAACAAGACTGAAGTAAATATACCGGAGCTTGTTGATCATGTAATTGAGACTGTTGCAGTACAGGCCGCGGGGAAAAATATTTCCATCAGGAAATCAATCGGGACGGAAAGCAAGATCATCAGCGCGGACAGGGACCGGCTGGAACAGATACTCCTTAACCTTGCCGACAATGCGATAAAGTTTACAGAAAAGGGAGAGATAGAGATCGGCGTCACCCAGGAGGGCGGCAGGAATTATATTTTTGTAAAAGACAGCGGTATCGGCATCCCGAGAAAATATCTCTCAAGGATCGGCGAGCGCTTCTTCCGTGTAGACCCGTCGCGCTCGCGCGAACTCGGCGGCACAGGGCTCGGGCTTGCGATCGTAAAACATCTTGTAAAGGCACACGGCTGGGACATGAAGATAGTGAGTGAAGAAGGCCGGGGCACGACTGTGAAGATTTATGTATGA
- a CDS encoding TMEM165/GDT1 family protein codes for MKAFIASLIFVVLAEMGDKTQLLAMAFACKFRWQTVMWGVFAATAVNHLMAAAAGNYLAAIVPIEYIKIAASASFIIFGLWTIRGDTLHDEDKRFNFSPFWTVSIAFFIAEMGDKTQLATIALAIKYNNIFNVWMGTTTGMLIADAIGIVIGIVMGKHIPERFIKWFAALIFMAFGVYGLYENLPREIWSLPVIAGSLCVLAVSIYLIARSNVKKGSPFPVCENRK; via the coding sequence ATGAAGGCATTTATTGCATCCCTTATATTTGTTGTCCTGGCTGAGATGGGTGACAAGACCCAGCTTCTTGCCATGGCCTTTGCCTGCAAATTCAGGTGGCAGACGGTCATGTGGGGCGTGTTTGCGGCGACCGCGGTCAACCATCTTATGGCGGCAGCCGCGGGAAACTACCTTGCGGCTATTGTCCCGATTGAATATATAAAGATCGCGGCCTCAGCGTCTTTCATAATCTTCGGCCTGTGGACCATCAGGGGAGACACTCTGCATGACGAGGACAAGCGCTTCAACTTCAGCCCTTTCTGGACAGTGTCAATCGCCTTTTTTATTGCTGAGATGGGCGATAAGACACAGCTTGCGACTATAGCGCTTGCTATCAAATATAACAATATTTTTAACGTATGGATGGGTACAACAACCGGAATGCTCATCGCGGACGCGATCGGCATAGTCATCGGCATAGTTATGGGCAAGCATATACCCGAAAGGTTTATAAAATGGTTTGCTGCGCTTATCTTTATGGCCTTTGGCGTCTACGGCCTGTATGAAAATCTTCCAAGGGAAATCTGGAGCCTGCCGGTAATTGCGGGAAGTCTCTGCGTTCTCGCTGTATCAATATATCTGATAGCGCGGTCAAATGTGAAAAAGGGCTCTCCCTTCCCTGTCTGTGAAAATAGAAAATAA
- the pstS gene encoding phosphate ABC transporter substrate-binding protein PstS yields the protein MKTILKLTLIAAFVLSSAYAHAAETLNGAGATFPFPVYSAWAYEYNKITGVQLNYQSIGSGGGVRQVTERTVDFGASDDPSRPEQVQKDGLLQFPAVIGGVVPVVNLESVQPGQLKLDPESLCGIFLGDIKYWDDAKVKKMNPDVKLPHNEITVVYRSDGSGTTAIYTNYLSETCPAWKEKAGAGKAVKFPAGIGGKGNEGVANYVKRTANSIGYVEFAYAKQNKLNFTQLKNSAGNFVAPGFESFEDAAASGDFDAKKDFCLWLTNAPGKGAWPIAGATFILLAKEKTDVNRNVVKFFDWAFKNGDAKAKELVYVPLPASLKDKIRAYWKAKGIY from the coding sequence ATGAAAACCATTTTGAAATTAACATTGATCGCGGCATTTGTTTTGTCATCCGCGTATGCGCATGCTGCGGAAACACTCAACGGCGCGGGCGCTACTTTCCCGTTTCCCGTGTATTCGGCATGGGCGTATGAGTACAACAAGATAACCGGCGTTCAGCTTAACTATCAGTCCATCGGCTCAGGCGGAGGGGTAAGGCAGGTTACGGAGCGCACAGTTGATTTCGGCGCGTCGGATGATCCCTCCAGGCCCGAACAGGTCCAGAAGGACGGGTTATTGCAGTTTCCCGCGGTCATCGGCGGCGTTGTGCCGGTAGTAAACCTCGAAAGCGTACAGCCGGGGCAACTGAAGCTCGATCCTGAATCGCTGTGCGGGATATTCCTCGGTGATATCAAATACTGGGATGACGCCAAAGTGAAGAAAATGAATCCTGACGTAAAACTCCCGCATAATGAAATTACGGTTGTCTACCGCTCTGACGGCTCAGGCACAACTGCCATATATACAAATTATCTCAGTGAGACCTGTCCCGCATGGAAAGAAAAGGCCGGCGCAGGCAAGGCCGTGAAATTCCCCGCGGGCATCGGCGGAAAGGGAAATGAAGGAGTCGCCAATTACGTAAAGAGAACAGCCAACTCCATCGGATATGTCGAGTTCGCGTATGCGAAACAGAACAAGCTCAACTTTACACAGCTTAAAAACTCTGCCGGGAATTTTGTCGCGCCCGGCTTTGAGAGCTTTGAGGACGCTGCCGCGTCAGGAGATTTTGACGCGAAGAAGGATTTTTGTCTCTGGCTTACGAACGCGCCGGGCAAAGGCGCATGGCCGATCGCAGGGGCGACCTTCATTCTCCTTGCAAAGGAAAAGACGGATGTAAACAGGAATGTTGTGAAATTTTTTGACTGGGCTTTTAAAAACGGAGATGCAAAGGCGAAAGAGCTCGTGTATGTTCCCCTGCCTGCATCCCTAAAGGACAAGATCAGGGCCTACTGGAAGGCAAAAGGGATTTATTAA
- the pstC gene encoding phosphate ABC transporter permease subunit PstC, translated as MPLQYKKNPVDFIFSATTAAASFSVIIFIIGILYVLVTESSLAIGKFGIVNFLTSTDWDPVKESFGALTNIYGTVITTFLSLLIAIPVALGIAIFVTEIAPNFLKGPIGAAIELLAAIPSIIYGMWGLFTLSPIMSKYVEPFLKEITAGVPFVNVLFQGTPMGIDILTASVILSIMIVPFTASISRDSFNLTPAIVKESAYAIGATKWEVIKNVVIPYSKLGVFGGIVLSLGRAIGETMAVAFVLGNNHKIATSLLDAAATITVTLANEFAEADKDIYLSSLFYLALVLFVMSFITLAIAKFFLIKAEKKYSR; from the coding sequence ATGCCGTTACAATACAAAAAAAATCCCGTTGACTTTATCTTCTCTGCAACTACCGCAGCCGCATCCTTTTCGGTGATCATTTTCATAATCGGGATATTGTACGTGCTTGTCACCGAATCCTCTTTGGCTATAGGAAAATTCGGCATCGTAAATTTCCTTACCTCAACAGACTGGGACCCTGTCAAAGAATCCTTCGGCGCATTGACAAATATTTACGGGACTGTTATCACGACGTTTCTTTCCCTGCTGATCGCAATACCTGTCGCCCTCGGCATCGCGATATTTGTCACGGAAATAGCGCCCAATTTTCTTAAAGGGCCCATTGGCGCGGCCATCGAGCTTCTGGCTGCCATACCGAGCATCATCTACGGCATGTGGGGACTCTTCACCCTCTCGCCGATCATGAGCAAATATGTTGAACCTTTCCTGAAAGAAATTACTGCCGGGGTGCCGTTCGTCAATGTCCTTTTTCAGGGCACTCCGATGGGGATTGATATTTTAACAGCAAGCGTCATCCTGAGCATCATGATAGTCCCTTTCACCGCCAGCATCTCCAGGGACTCTTTTAATCTCACTCCCGCGATAGTGAAAGAATCCGCTTACGCCATCGGCGCGACAAAGTGGGAAGTCATAAAGAATGTCGTCATCCCGTATTCAAAGCTCGGAGTATTCGGCGGAATTGTCCTTTCCCTCGGAAGGGCCATCGGGGAGACCATGGCCGTGGCCTTTGTCCTCGGCAACAACCACAAGATCGCTACATCGCTCCTCGACGCTGCGGCAACCATTACCGTTACGCTCGCCAATGAGTTTGCCGAGGCTGACAAGGACATTTACCTCTCGTCTCTTTTTTACCTTGCGCTTGTGCTCTTTGTAATGAGCTTTATCACCCTTGCAATAGCAAAATTTTTTCTCATTAAGGCGGAGAAGAAATACTCACGATGA
- the pstA gene encoding phosphate ABC transporter permease PstA, with amino-acid sequence MTREKKRKIEGFIAMALSTLAALMGLFWLVFILGDVLVHGIKALDLSLFSNDPAPAGVEGGGLRNAFVGQLMITICATLIGVPVGVLGGTFLAEYARGRKLSRVISILSDIMVSVPSIVIGTFIYAVFVKPLGHFSGWAGAIALAIIMVPVVLRTTEDMLTLVPWTLREAAFALGAPYYKVIIQVVYRGASAGILTGILLSIARVAGETAPLLFTSFNNSFFSVDMNRPVASLTVTIFQYAMGPYDSWHTQAWAASLVITISILTLTVIGRLLIKGRHFKG; translated from the coding sequence ATGACAAGAGAGAAGAAAAGAAAGATAGAAGGATTTATCGCAATGGCACTAAGCACTCTTGCCGCGCTCATGGGGCTGTTCTGGCTGGTCTTCATTTTAGGTGATGTGCTTGTGCATGGAATAAAGGCATTGGACCTGAGTTTGTTTTCCAATGATCCTGCCCCGGCAGGCGTTGAAGGAGGCGGACTGAGGAACGCCTTTGTCGGGCAGTTAATGATAACCATATGCGCAACATTGATAGGTGTTCCCGTAGGCGTTCTCGGCGGGACATTCCTTGCGGAGTATGCGCGGGGCAGAAAGCTGTCAAGGGTGATCAGCATACTCTCCGACATTATGGTAAGTGTTCCGTCTATTGTGATCGGGACATTTATTTATGCCGTTTTCGTAAAACCGCTCGGCCATTTCAGCGGGTGGGCAGGCGCAATCGCGCTGGCGATCATAATGGTCCCCGTTGTGCTGAGAACAACCGAGGACATGCTCACCCTCGTGCCGTGGACCCTGAGAGAAGCGGCCTTCGCCCTCGGAGCGCCGTATTATAAAGTGATCATCCAGGTCGTCTACAGGGGGGCGTCCGCGGGCATACTTACCGGGATACTCCTTTCGATTGCCCGTGTCGCGGGTGAGACAGCACCGCTTCTGTTTACGTCATTTAATAATTCGTTTTTCTCTGTTGATATGAACAGGCCCGTCGCTTCGCTCACGGTGACGATCTTCCAGTACGCGATGGGGCCTTATGACAGTTGGCATACACAGGCATGGGCCGCGTCTCTGGTGATAACAATATCTATCCTGACGCTGACGGTCATCGGCAGGCTATTGATCAAAGGGAGGCACTTCAAGGGATGA